In Streptomyces sp. NBC_01717, one DNA window encodes the following:
- a CDS encoding copper homeostasis protein CutC encodes MSNRAVLEVIALDAEDAVAAQAGGADRLELVTDMAADGLTPSCATFAKIRAAVDIPLRVMLRVADGFAAGDIDVLVRKARELRAEGAEEFVLGFLDAQGHADLVAVERLVAELDGCSWTFHRAIDRATDRDALRKQLADLPGLDTYLTAGSALGVDDGIPTLLVEAARKGEPGYEPQILVGGGLRLEHLPELLAAGIDAVHIGGAARPEGWDAPVDVAAVREWRARLDGHGGSPE; translated from the coding sequence ATGAGCAACCGTGCAGTCCTGGAGGTGATCGCTCTCGACGCGGAGGACGCGGTCGCTGCCCAGGCGGGTGGTGCAGACCGGCTCGAGCTGGTCACCGACATGGCGGCGGACGGACTCACCCCGTCCTGCGCGACCTTCGCGAAGATCCGTGCCGCAGTCGACATTCCGCTGCGGGTGATGCTCAGGGTGGCGGACGGATTCGCGGCCGGTGACATCGACGTACTCGTGCGGAAGGCGCGCGAGCTGCGGGCCGAGGGCGCCGAGGAATTCGTCCTCGGCTTCCTGGACGCGCAGGGGCACGCGGACCTGGTCGCCGTCGAGCGGCTCGTCGCCGAGCTGGACGGCTGCAGCTGGACGTTCCACCGCGCGATCGACCGCGCCACCGACCGGGACGCCCTGCGCAAGCAGCTGGCGGACCTGCCCGGCCTCGACACGTACCTCACGGCCGGATCGGCGCTCGGCGTCGACGACGGCATCCCGACGCTGCTCGTCGAGGCGGCACGGAAGGGCGAGCCCGGGTACGAGCCGCAGATCCTGGTCGGGGGCGGGCTGCGGCTCGAACACCTGCCGGAGCTGCTGGCCGCGGGCATCGACGCGGTGCACATCGGGGGTGCGGCGCGACCCGAGGGATGGGACGCGCCGGTGGACGTGGCGGCGGTACGGGAGTGGCGGGCGCGGCTCGACGGACACGGCGGCTCGCCGGAGTGA
- a CDS encoding heavy metal translocating P-type ATPase, whose translation MPAHTAATGTGTTAEVELSIGGMTCASCAARIEKKLNRMDGVTATVNYATERAKVSYRGEGLSVQDLITTVEKTGYTARQPAPPVRTEGSTPAAEDKADALRPLRQRLLTAVVLAVPVIAMAMIPALQFMYWQWLSLTLTVPVVTYAAWPFHRAAWTNARHGSATMDTLISVGTSAAFLWSVWALFFGTAGMPGMTHPFELTIGRSDGAGNIYLEAAAGVTAFILAGRWFEARSKRKAGAALKTLLELGAKEVTVLRGGREVTVPTAELQVGNRFLVRPGEKIATDGTVVEGASAVDASMLTGESVPVEVGVGDAVTGATLNAGGRLVVEATRVGADTQLARMAKLVEDAQNGKAAAQRLADRISAVFVPVVLLIALVTLVVWLLLTNDVTAAFTAAVAVLIIACPCALGLATPTALMVGTGRGAQLGILIKGPEVLETTRRIDTIVLDKTGTVTTGRMTLQDIHVTAGTDTSQALRLAGALEHASEHPIAQAVATGARERTAATLPVPEDFTGLAGLGVQGVVEGHAVLIGREQLLAEWEIHLPEELARKKAAAEAAGRTAVAVAWDGEARAVLEVADAVKDTSAEAIARLRALGLTPLLLTGDNRAVAESVAAEVGIDRDDVYAQVMPEDKVDVVRRLQTQGRSVAMVGDGVNDAAALAQADLGLAMGTGTDAAIEAGDLTLVRGDLRAAADAIRLSRKTLGTIRTNLFWAFAYNVAALPLAAAGLLNPMIAGAAMAFSSVFVVGNSLRLRGFRAAV comes from the coding sequence GTGCCCGCGCACACTGCCGCAACCGGCACCGGCACCACCGCAGAGGTCGAGCTCTCCATCGGCGGCATGACCTGCGCCTCGTGCGCGGCCCGCATCGAGAAGAAGCTCAACCGGATGGACGGCGTCACCGCCACCGTCAACTACGCCACCGAGAGGGCCAAGGTCAGCTACCGGGGCGAGGGCTTGTCCGTACAGGACCTGATCACCACCGTCGAGAAGACCGGCTACACGGCGCGGCAACCCGCGCCTCCGGTACGGACCGAGGGGTCCACGCCCGCCGCCGAGGACAAGGCCGACGCGCTCCGCCCGCTGCGGCAGCGGCTGCTCACCGCCGTCGTGCTCGCCGTCCCGGTGATCGCGATGGCGATGATCCCTGCGCTGCAGTTCATGTACTGGCAGTGGCTCTCACTGACCCTGACCGTCCCCGTCGTCACCTACGCGGCCTGGCCGTTCCACCGCGCCGCCTGGACCAACGCCCGGCACGGCTCGGCGACGATGGACACACTGATCTCCGTCGGCACGTCGGCCGCGTTCCTCTGGTCCGTATGGGCGCTGTTCTTCGGCACGGCCGGGATGCCGGGCATGACACACCCCTTCGAGCTGACCATCGGCCGCAGCGACGGCGCCGGGAACATCTATCTGGAGGCCGCGGCCGGAGTCACCGCGTTCATCCTGGCCGGCCGCTGGTTCGAGGCCCGCTCCAAGCGGAAGGCCGGCGCGGCACTCAAGACGCTCCTGGAGCTGGGCGCCAAGGAGGTCACCGTGCTGAGGGGCGGCCGTGAGGTGACCGTGCCGACGGCTGAGCTGCAGGTCGGGAACCGGTTCCTGGTCCGTCCCGGCGAGAAGATCGCCACCGACGGCACCGTCGTCGAGGGCGCCTCGGCGGTGGACGCGTCGATGCTCACCGGCGAGTCCGTGCCGGTCGAGGTCGGGGTCGGTGACGCCGTCACCGGTGCCACGCTCAACGCGGGCGGCCGGCTCGTCGTCGAGGCGACCCGGGTCGGCGCCGACACCCAGCTGGCACGGATGGCGAAGCTCGTCGAGGACGCGCAGAACGGCAAGGCGGCGGCCCAGCGGCTGGCCGACCGGATCTCGGCGGTGTTCGTCCCGGTCGTCCTGCTGATCGCGCTGGTCACCCTGGTCGTCTGGCTGCTTCTCACCAACGACGTGACGGCCGCGTTCACCGCCGCCGTCGCCGTACTGATCATCGCCTGCCCGTGCGCCCTCGGCCTCGCCACGCCCACCGCCCTCATGGTCGGCACGGGCCGCGGCGCGCAGCTCGGCATCCTGATCAAGGGACCCGAGGTCCTGGAGACCACACGCCGTATCGACACGATCGTCCTCGACAAGACCGGTACCGTCACCACCGGCCGGATGACCCTCCAGGACATCCACGTGACGGCGGGCACCGACACGTCGCAGGCGCTGCGGCTGGCAGGCGCCCTGGAGCACGCCTCCGAGCACCCCATCGCCCAGGCCGTCGCCACCGGCGCCCGCGAGCGGACCGCAGCGACACTGCCCGTCCCCGAGGACTTCACCGGCCTCGCGGGCCTCGGCGTCCAGGGTGTCGTCGAGGGCCACGCCGTCCTCATCGGCCGTGAGCAGCTGCTCGCCGAGTGGGAGATCCACCTGCCCGAGGAGCTGGCCCGGAAGAAGGCGGCGGCGGAAGCGGCCGGACGGACAGCCGTCGCGGTGGCCTGGGACGGCGAGGCGCGGGCGGTCCTGGAGGTCGCCGACGCGGTGAAGGACACCAGCGCCGAGGCGATCGCGCGGCTGCGGGCCCTGGGCCTGACACCCCTCCTCCTCACCGGGGACAACCGGGCGGTGGCGGAGTCGGTCGCGGCGGAGGTCGGGATCGACCGGGACGACGTGTACGCGCAGGTCATGCCCGAGGACAAGGTCGATGTCGTCAGGCGGCTGCAGACGCAGGGCCGCTCGGTCGCGATGGTCGGCGACGGCGTCAACGACGCGGCGGCGCTGGCCCAGGCGGACCTGGGCCTGGCGATGGGCACGGGCACGGACGCGGCCATCGAGGCCGGCGACCTGACCCTGGTCCGCGGGGACCTGCGGGCGGCGGCGGACGCGATCCGGCTGTCGCGGAAGACGCTGGGGACGATCCGTACGAACCTGTTCTGGGCGTTCGCGTACAACGTGGCGGCGCTGCCGCTGGCCGCGGCGGGGCTGCTGAACCCGATGATCGCGGGGGCGGCGATGGCGTTCTCGTCGGTGTTCGTGGTGGGCAACTCGTTGCGGCTGCGGGGGTTCCGCGCGGCGGTGTAG
- a CDS encoding biotin-dependent carboxyltransferase family protein translates to MTGAIEVVRAGALTTVQDAGRIGWAHLGVPRAGALDAPSRRLANRLAGNPADAALLETTATGCAVRPDRPVVAVVGGAPCRVTVDGRPVAWGTPVHVPAGAVLDAGPAVQGLRSYLAFGGGLLPEPVLGSRSADLLSGLGPAPLRDGDVLPLGHEASRPAAPDTVPWPGAPAELVLPVRLGPRHTWFTDQALRTLTTATYRVSPHSNRIGLRTEGPALARAHEGELPSEGMVLGAIQVPPDGRPVVFLNDHPTTGGYPVVGVVDETALAGAAQAVPGTRVRFVSAG, encoded by the coding sequence ATGACCGGTGCCATCGAGGTGGTCAGGGCCGGAGCCCTGACCACCGTTCAGGACGCGGGCCGTATCGGCTGGGCGCACCTCGGGGTGCCGCGCGCCGGCGCCCTGGACGCCCCCTCCCGCCGCCTCGCCAACCGGCTGGCCGGAAACCCCGCGGACGCGGCGCTGTTGGAGACGACCGCCACCGGCTGCGCGGTCCGCCCGGACCGGCCGGTGGTCGCCGTCGTCGGCGGTGCGCCCTGCCGGGTCACGGTCGACGGACGGCCCGTGGCCTGGGGGACACCCGTGCACGTACCGGCGGGCGCGGTGCTCGACGCCGGCCCCGCGGTGCAGGGGCTGCGCAGCTATCTCGCGTTCGGGGGTGGTCTCCTGCCGGAACCGGTGCTGGGCAGCAGGTCCGCGGACCTGCTCTCCGGGCTCGGCCCGGCCCCGCTGCGCGACGGCGACGTACTGCCGCTGGGCCACGAGGCGTCGCGGCCCGCGGCCCCCGACACCGTGCCCTGGCCGGGCGCACCCGCCGAGCTCGTTCTCCCCGTACGCCTCGGCCCCCGCCACACCTGGTTCACGGATCAGGCGCTGCGCACGCTCACCACGGCCACGTACCGGGTCTCGCCGCACAGCAACCGGATCGGGCTGCGCACGGAGGGCCCGGCCCTGGCGCGCGCCCACGAGGGCGAACTGCCCAGTGAGGGGATGGTGCTCGGCGCCATTCAGGTGCCGCCGGACGGCCGCCCGGTGGTGTTCCTCAACGACCACCCGACGACCGGGGGCTACCCGGTCGTCGGGGTCGTGGACGAGACCGCACTCGCGGGGGCGGCACAGGCGGTGCCGGGCACCCGGGTGCGGTTCGTGAGCGCGGGCTGA
- a CDS encoding 5-oxoprolinase subunit B family protein: MSAGAGAARGVTAERSVLTGQAHDTRTSGSRGASARPSRDASTPAGIRVLPVGAGALLVELPSGEHAEAFHAELLRRRARGELPAVREIVPGARTVLLDGIADRTADGSARLARELVSWEVPPLRRDTGEPVEIPVVYDGPDLADVAAAWGVTVADVPRIHAGTEFRVAFCGFAPGFGYLTGLPEHLHMPRRATPRTRVPAGALALAGAYTGVYPRPSPGGWQIIGRMPEPGELWNPAREPAALLSPGARVRFVATEVRS; this comes from the coding sequence ATGAGCGCGGGTGCCGGCGCCGCGCGTGGGGTCACGGCCGAGCGGAGCGTCCTCACTGGACAGGCCCACGACACGCGTACGTCCGGGTCGCGGGGGGCGAGCGCCCGCCCGTCCCGCGACGCGAGCACCCCGGCCGGCATCCGCGTTCTTCCCGTCGGGGCCGGGGCGCTGCTCGTCGAGTTGCCCTCCGGTGAGCACGCCGAGGCCTTCCACGCCGAGTTGCTGCGGCGTCGCGCACGCGGCGAACTGCCCGCAGTACGCGAGATCGTTCCCGGTGCCCGGACCGTCCTGCTCGACGGCATCGCGGACCGCACCGCGGACGGCAGCGCGCGGCTCGCCCGGGAACTCGTCTCCTGGGAGGTACCGCCGCTGCGGCGCGACACCGGGGAGCCCGTCGAGATCCCCGTCGTCTACGACGGCCCGGACCTCGCCGACGTCGCGGCGGCCTGGGGCGTCACCGTCGCCGACGTGCCCCGCATCCACGCCGGGACCGAATTCCGCGTGGCCTTCTGCGGGTTCGCCCCCGGCTTCGGCTACCTCACCGGCCTCCCCGAGCACCTGCACATGCCGCGCCGCGCGACACCGCGCACCAGGGTTCCGGCCGGTGCGCTGGCCCTCGCGGGGGCGTACACCGGGGTGTACCCGCGCCCGTCGCCCGGCGGCTGGCAGATCATCGGGCGGATGCCCGAGCCGGGCGAACTGTGGAACCCGGCCCGCGAACCGGCCGCCCTGCTGAGCCCCGGAGCGCGGGTGCGCTTCGTCGCGACGGAGGTGCGGTCATGA
- a CDS encoding LamB/YcsF family protein, protein MDLNADLGEGFGHWTLTDDDALLDCVTSANVACGFHAGDASVMRRVCDIAAARGVRIGAQVAYRDLAGFGRRSMDVPPAELTAEIAYQIGALRVFAEAAGSTVAYVKPHGALYNRAVWDDDQAAAVVEGVRLAGGDLAVLGLPGSRLLDHARAAGLTAVEEAFADRAYTPQGTLVPRSEPGAVLHDEDEVVRRSVGMAVDRGVTGADGSRIPVAARSLCVHGDTPGAAALARRIRAALEEAGVAVRAFA, encoded by the coding sequence ATGGATCTCAACGCGGATCTCGGCGAAGGGTTCGGGCACTGGACCCTCACCGATGACGACGCGCTGCTCGACTGCGTCACCAGTGCCAATGTGGCCTGCGGTTTCCACGCGGGCGACGCTTCCGTGATGCGGCGGGTCTGCGACATCGCGGCAGCCAGGGGCGTCCGGATCGGCGCCCAGGTCGCCTACCGCGATCTGGCCGGCTTCGGGCGTCGCTCCATGGATGTGCCACCCGCCGAACTCACCGCCGAGATCGCCTACCAGATCGGCGCCCTGCGGGTCTTCGCCGAAGCGGCCGGCTCCACGGTCGCGTACGTCAAACCGCACGGCGCCCTCTACAACCGCGCCGTCTGGGACGACGACCAGGCCGCAGCCGTGGTCGAGGGCGTCAGGCTGGCCGGCGGGGACCTGGCGGTCCTCGGACTCCCCGGGTCGCGCCTGCTCGACCACGCCCGGGCCGCGGGTCTCACCGCCGTCGAGGAGGCCTTCGCCGACCGCGCGTACACCCCGCAGGGCACGCTGGTCCCACGGAGCGAGCCCGGCGCGGTGCTGCACGACGAGGACGAAGTCGTGCGCCGCAGTGTCGGGATGGCGGTGGACCGGGGCGTCACCGGCGCGGACGGCAGCCGGATACCCGTCGCGGCACGCTCGCTGTGCGTGCACGGCGACACCCCGGGCGCGGCGGCGCTGGCACGCAGGATCAGAGCGGCGCTCGAAGAAGCGGGCGTGGCCGTGCGGGCATTCGCATGA
- a CDS encoding GntR family transcriptional regulator → MAGNAGGRTSPDLSELAADSASLARSGTAERVAAILRDRITEGYFPPGSRLSEESISGALAVSRNTLREAFRLLSHERLLEHRLNKGVFVRVLAVDDLVDIYRVRLLVECAALRTLGEPPYDLTAVEAAVSTGEQAALAGDWPGCSTANIRFHQALAGLANSPRTDELMRNVLAELRLAFHVMADPRRFHEPYLTRNREIADRLAEGDAAGAERMLAFYLEDSRRQLAEAYAERLTAR, encoded by the coding sequence ATGGCGGGGAATGCGGGCGGCCGGACCTCTCCGGATCTCTCGGAACTGGCGGCGGACAGTGCCTCCCTCGCCCGGTCCGGCACCGCCGAGCGGGTCGCCGCCATCCTGCGGGACCGGATCACCGAGGGCTACTTCCCGCCGGGCAGCCGGCTCTCCGAGGAGAGCATCAGCGGAGCCCTCGCGGTGTCCCGGAACACCCTTCGCGAGGCCTTCCGCCTGCTGTCGCACGAACGCCTCCTGGAACACCGGCTCAACAAGGGCGTCTTCGTGCGCGTCCTCGCCGTCGACGACCTGGTGGACATCTACCGGGTCCGGCTGCTCGTCGAGTGCGCCGCCCTGCGGACGCTGGGCGAGCCGCCGTACGACCTGACGGCCGTCGAGGCTGCCGTGTCGACGGGCGAGCAGGCGGCGCTGGCCGGCGACTGGCCGGGCTGCTCGACCGCCAACATCCGCTTCCACCAGGCCCTGGCCGGTCTCGCGAACAGCCCCCGCACGGACGAGCTGATGCGCAACGTCCTCGCCGAACTGCGGCTGGCCTTCCACGTGATGGCCGACCCGCGCCGGTTCCACGAGCCCTACCTCACCCGGAACAGGGAGATCGCGGACAGACTCGCCGAGGGCGACGCTGCGGGCGCCGAGCGGATGCTGGCCTTCTACCTGGAGGACTCACGGCGCCAGCTGGCGGAGGCGTACGCGGAGCGCCTGACCGCGCGATAG
- a CDS encoding DUF969 domain-containing protein produces the protein MIVLLGVLVVILGFATRRNPLLVVGVAGIVTGLLGKLSPQEVLATFGNSFASARSVTVFVITLPVIGLLERYGLQEQARTLIGKLGRLTTGRFLALYLLIRQLTASVGLTSIGGPAQSVRPLIAPMAEAAAEAKAGRPLPQKLREKVRSHASGADTIGVFFGEDCFIAIGSILLITGFVNSTYDQHLEPLHLALWAIPSAICAFLIHGARLLNLDRQLERELAVAAAENDLTTHAGLRTEDAK, from the coding sequence GTGATCGTTCTCCTCGGCGTGCTCGTGGTGATCCTCGGATTCGCCACCCGCCGCAATCCCCTCCTCGTGGTGGGTGTCGCAGGCATCGTCACAGGGCTGCTCGGCAAGCTCTCCCCGCAGGAGGTGCTGGCCACATTCGGCAACAGCTTCGCCTCCGCGCGCTCCGTGACCGTCTTCGTCATCACCCTGCCCGTCATCGGGCTTCTCGAGCGGTACGGACTCCAGGAGCAGGCCCGTACCCTCATCGGCAAGCTGGGCAGGCTGACCACCGGCCGCTTCCTGGCGCTCTACCTGCTGATACGGCAGCTCACTGCCTCCGTCGGCCTCACCAGCATCGGCGGCCCCGCGCAGAGTGTGCGGCCGCTGATCGCCCCGATGGCCGAGGCCGCCGCCGAGGCCAAGGCGGGTCGTCCGCTGCCGCAGAAGCTCCGCGAGAAGGTCCGCTCGCACGCGTCCGGCGCCGACACCATCGGAGTGTTCTTCGGTGAGGACTGCTTCATCGCCATCGGATCGATCCTGCTGATCACCGGCTTCGTGAACTCCACGTACGACCAGCACCTCGAGCCCTTGCACCTGGCCCTGTGGGCGATCCCCTCCGCGATCTGCGCCTTCCTGATCCACGGGGCCCGCCTGCTCAACCTGGACCGGCAGCTGGAGCGCGAACTCGCCGTCGCCGCCGCCGAGAACGACCTGACGACACACGCCGGGCTCCGGACGGAGGACGCCAAGTGA
- a CDS encoding DUF979 domain-containing protein, with the protein MIKSEYFFWLVGAVFLVMAAQMVMDRSNPKRFGSAGFWGLLGAAFFYSTGVVDKSLPAEPLGVAVLILIVLGGCGLTGKGASHTPAREKRAASAARFGNKLFLPALTIPVVAMICATLVKNWKIGGEPVLEPGYETILGLGVGAIAALIVGMVLLRERRISVPLHSGRNMLESMGWALILPQLLAVLGSIFQSAGVGEQVGRITEAVLPDGQKFVAVAVYCCGMALFTIVMGNAFAAFPVMTAAIGWPVLIQQMNGNAPAILAIGMLCGFCGTLVTPMAANFNLVPAALLELKDQYGPIKAQLPTAAALLVCNIAIMALFAF; encoded by the coding sequence GTGATCAAGTCCGAGTATTTCTTCTGGCTGGTCGGCGCGGTGTTCCTCGTCATGGCCGCGCAGATGGTCATGGACCGCAGCAACCCCAAGCGCTTCGGATCGGCCGGGTTCTGGGGTCTGCTGGGCGCCGCGTTCTTCTACTCCACCGGAGTCGTCGACAAGTCCCTCCCCGCCGAACCGCTGGGCGTCGCCGTCCTGATCCTGATCGTCCTGGGCGGCTGCGGTCTCACCGGCAAGGGCGCGTCACACACTCCTGCCCGCGAGAAGCGCGCCGCCTCGGCCGCACGCTTCGGCAACAAGCTGTTCCTTCCGGCTCTCACCATCCCCGTCGTCGCGATGATCTGCGCGACGCTCGTGAAGAACTGGAAGATCGGTGGCGAACCGGTCCTGGAGCCGGGATACGAGACCATCCTCGGCCTCGGCGTCGGCGCCATCGCCGCGCTGATCGTGGGCATGGTGCTGCTGCGCGAGCGGAGGATCTCCGTACCACTGCACTCCGGTCGCAACATGCTGGAATCGATGGGCTGGGCGCTGATCCTGCCTCAGCTGCTCGCAGTCCTCGGCTCGATCTTCCAGTCCGCCGGTGTCGGCGAGCAGGTCGGAAGGATCACCGAGGCGGTGCTGCCGGACGGCCAGAAGTTCGTGGCCGTGGCCGTCTACTGCTGCGGCATGGCGCTGTTCACCATCGTCATGGGCAATGCCTTCGCCGCGTTCCCGGTGATGACCGCCGCGATCGGCTGGCCCGTCCTCATCCAGCAGATGAACGGCAACGCGCCCGCGATCCTCGCCATCGGCATGCTCTGCGGCTTCTGCGGCACCCTCGTCACCCCGATGGCCGCCAACTTCAACCTGGTTCCCGCCGCTCTGCTCGAACTCAAGGACCAGTACGGCCCGATCAAGGCCCAGCTCCCCACGGCAGCGGCCCTGCTGGTCTGCAACATCGCCATCATGGCCCTCTTCGCCTTCTGA
- a CDS encoding DUF2891 domain-containing protein, producing MSPALPATYAVPFTELALANVVREYPNAPAHLYAGPEELVAPRTLHPAFYGGYDWHSTVHMHWLLVRLLRRFSTTGDLPATVTTRVHEVLNSHLTPENLAVEAAYLRKRPHFERPYGWAWLVALAAECRALGTPEGDRWADALTPAVEAVGELLTAWLPKATYPIRHGIHPNSAFGLGMVLDAGERAGLPRPVLDAVAERLRTWFTEDHDAPAHWEPSGQDFLSPALTEADAMRRVLPVAEFRTWLAGFLPGLTDSPLLTPPVVSDHSDPQIGHLLGLTMSRAAALRTIAGALGEGPVHTALTASAEAHLAVGLPSVSSGDFSTDHWLATFAALALDTPPGH from the coding sequence ATGTCCCCCGCGCTCCCTGCCACGTACGCCGTCCCCTTCACGGAACTGGCCCTCGCCAACGTCGTACGCGAATACCCCAACGCCCCTGCCCACCTGTACGCCGGCCCCGAGGAACTGGTCGCGCCCCGCACCCTGCACCCTGCCTTCTACGGCGGGTACGACTGGCATTCCACCGTGCACATGCACTGGCTGCTCGTCCGCCTGCTGCGCCGCTTCTCCACCACCGGGGACCTCCCGGCCACGGTCACCACCCGTGTCCACGAGGTACTGAACTCCCACCTCACCCCGGAGAACCTCGCCGTCGAGGCGGCGTATCTCCGCAAGCGCCCGCACTTCGAACGCCCCTACGGCTGGGCGTGGCTGGTGGCGCTGGCGGCGGAGTGCCGTGCGCTCGGCACCCCCGAGGGCGACCGCTGGGCCGACGCCCTCACCCCTGCCGTGGAGGCGGTCGGCGAACTCCTCACCGCCTGGCTGCCCAAGGCGACGTACCCGATCAGGCACGGAATCCACCCCAACAGCGCCTTCGGCCTGGGCATGGTTCTGGACGCGGGCGAGCGCGCCGGTCTGCCCCGCCCGGTGCTCGACGCGGTGGCGGAACGACTGCGCACCTGGTTCACCGAGGACCATGACGCCCCCGCCCACTGGGAGCCGTCCGGGCAGGACTTCCTCTCCCCCGCCCTGACCGAGGCCGACGCGATGCGCCGGGTGCTCCCCGTCGCGGAGTTCCGTACCTGGCTGGCCGGGTTCCTGCCGGGGCTTACGGACTCTCCGCTGCTCACCCCGCCCGTGGTCTCCGACCACTCGGACCCGCAGATCGGCCACCTCCTGGGCCTCACCATGAGCCGGGCGGCGGCCCTCCGTACGATCGCCGGCGCGCTGGGCGAGGGTCCCGTCCACACCGCGCTGACCGCTTCGGCCGAGGCTCATCTCGCCGTCGGCCTGCCGTCGGTCTCCTCCGGTGACTTCAGCACGGACCACTGGCTGGCCACCTTCGCCGCACTGGCCCTGGACACCCCGCCCGGCCACTGA
- a CDS encoding HD domain-containing protein gives MTDSSRESSASGAAHEAGNVHEAGSAADVLRGRWQETLTGARGGAGGPDPVPYADNLLTRWAEPHRRYHTTAHLTAVLDRIDTLAGHAADPDAVRLAAWFHDAVYRPDRSENEERSAALAERALPEAGVADDITAEVARLVRLTVTHDPAAGDTDGEVLCDADLAILAAAPKEYAEYAAQVREEYGFVPDDAFRDGRAAVLRQLLGLPRLFRTPHGIAEWEPRARQNLLTELELLTR, from the coding sequence ATGACCGACAGCTCGCGCGAAAGCAGTGCCTCCGGGGCCGCCCACGAGGCGGGCAACGTTCACGAAGCGGGATCTGCCGCCGACGTCCTCCGGGGCCGCTGGCAGGAGACGCTCACGGGCGCCCGGGGCGGCGCCGGTGGCCCCGACCCCGTGCCGTACGCCGACAACCTGCTGACCCGTTGGGCCGAACCGCATCGCCGGTACCACACCACCGCTCATCTGACGGCGGTCCTCGACCGGATCGACACACTGGCCGGGCACGCCGCCGACCCGGACGCCGTCCGTCTCGCCGCGTGGTTCCACGACGCGGTGTACCGCCCGGACCGCTCGGAGAACGAGGAGCGCAGCGCCGCTCTGGCCGAGCGCGCCCTGCCCGAGGCCGGTGTCGCGGACGACATCACCGCCGAAGTGGCGCGACTGGTCCGGCTCACCGTCACTCACGACCCGGCGGCCGGCGACACCGACGGCGAGGTGCTGTGCGACGCGGATCTGGCGATCCTGGCGGCCGCCCCCAAGGAGTACGCGGAGTACGCGGCGCAGGTGCGGGAGGAGTACGGCTTCGTCCCCGACGACGCGTTCCGGGACGGCCGGGCAGCCGTACTGCGTCAACTGCTCGGGCTGCCGAGACTGTTCCGTACGCCGCACGGGATCGCGGAGTGGGAGCCGCGCGCCCGGCAGAACCTGCTGACGGAGCTCGAACTGCTCACCCGTTGA